The Aquila chrysaetos chrysaetos chromosome 6, bAquChr1.4, whole genome shotgun sequence genome window below encodes:
- the STRADB gene encoding STE20-related kinase adapter protein beta isoform X2 — MSCLDCSCILRTPVESIRPEELSQSSVHECLADPDLAWIPPSTGRNEMVFCSSNVSHYELQLEIGRRFNNLTSVYLARHTPTGMQVAVRITDLENCSEEHLKALQHPNVMTLWTVFTAGSWLWVISPFMAYGSARHLLKTYFPEGMSEALIGNILFGAIRGLNYMHQNGYIHRNIKASHILISGDGLVSLSGLNNLYSLVNNGQKSKVVYDFPQFSTSVLPWLSPELLRQDLSGYNMKSDIYSVGITACELANGHVPFQDMPRTQMLLQKLKGPTYCPWHINTFPLGESRMKNSRSGVDSGIGESMTRTMTSERLQIPFSKTFSPAFHNLVELCLQQDPEKRPSASSLLSHTFFKQIKEQTQNSLLSLLPPPIQNNRSEFLALPSTAVGTELGRITANQDDTDWEF, encoded by the exons ATGTCTTGTTTG GACTGTTCCTGTATTCTGCGTACGCCAGTTGAATCAATCAGACCAGAAGAGCTATCTCAGAGCAGCGTCCATGAATGCCTG GCTGATCCTGATCTAGCCTGGATTCCCCCATCCACAGGAAGGAATGAAATGGTATTTTGCTCTTCTAATGTCTCTCACTATGAACTCCAGCTGGAAATAG GTAGGAGGTTCAACAACTTAACTTCAGTCTACCTTGCACGGCATACGCCTACAGGCATGCAAGTTGCTGTAAGGATCACAGACCTAGAAAATTGCTCTGAAGAGCATTTGAAAGCCTTACAG CATCCCAATGTAATGACGCTTTGGACAGTGTTTACAGCTGGTAGTTGGCTTTGGGTTATCTCCCCATTCATGGCTTATG gTTCGGCTAGACACCTGCTGAAGACTTACTTTCCTGAAGGAATGAGTGAAGCTTTAATAGGGAACATTCTGTTTGGTGCAATCAGAGGATTAAATTACATGCACCAGAATGGCTACATTCACAG GAATATTAAAGCTAGCCACATTCTGATTTCAGGGGATGGGCTGGTTTCTCTCTCTGGCTTAAACAACCTCTACAGTTTAGTTAACAATGGACAAAAGTCAAAGGTGGTATATGATTTCCCCCAGTTTAGTACGTCCGTGCTTCCTTGGCTGAGTCCTGAACTACTGAGACAG GATTTGTCTGGGTATAACATGAAGTCTGATATTTACAGTGTGGGAATTACAGCATGTGAATTAGCCAACGGACATGTTCCATTTCAGGATATGCCTCGCACTCAG ATGCTGCTGCAAAAGCTGAAAGGTCCCACATACTGTCCTTGGCATATAAATACCTTTCCCCTTGGGGAATCCAGGATGAAGAATTCCCGATCAGGTGTTGATTCTGGAATTGGTGAGAGCATGACACGCACAATGACCAGTGAAAGACTACAAATTCCCTTTTCCAAAACGTTTTCACCTGCTTTCCACAACTTGGTAGAACTTTGCTTGCAGCAGGACCCTGAGAAAAG GCCATCAGCAAGCAGTTTGCTTTCGCATACGTTCTTCAAACAG ataaaagaacaaacacagaaTTCACTACTGTCTCTATTACCACCTCCTATTCAAAATAACAGATCAGAGTTCTTGGCACTGCCCTCAACAGCAGTCGGGACTGAACTTGGACGTATTACTGCAAATCAAGATGATACAGACTGGGAATTCTAA
- the STRADB gene encoding STE20-related kinase adapter protein beta isoform X4 codes for MSCLDCSCILRTPVESIRPEELSQSSVHECLADPDLAWIPPSTGRNEMVFCSSNVSHYELQLEIGSARHLLKTYFPEGMSEALIGNILFGAIRGLNYMHQNGYIHRNIKASHILISGDGLVSLSGLNNLYSLVNNGQKSKVVYDFPQFSTSVLPWLSPELLRQDLSGYNMKSDIYSVGITACELANGHVPFQDMPRTQMLLQKLKGPTYCPWHINTFPLGESRMKNSRSGVDSGIGESMTRTMTSERLQIPFSKTFSPAFHNLVELCLQQDPEKRPSASSLLSHTFFKQIKEQTQNSLLSLLPPPIQNNRSEFLALPSTAVGTELGRITANQDDTDWEF; via the exons ATGTCTTGTTTG GACTGTTCCTGTATTCTGCGTACGCCAGTTGAATCAATCAGACCAGAAGAGCTATCTCAGAGCAGCGTCCATGAATGCCTG GCTGATCCTGATCTAGCCTGGATTCCCCCATCCACAGGAAGGAATGAAATGGTATTTTGCTCTTCTAATGTCTCTCACTATGAACTCCAGCTGGAAATAG gTTCGGCTAGACACCTGCTGAAGACTTACTTTCCTGAAGGAATGAGTGAAGCTTTAATAGGGAACATTCTGTTTGGTGCAATCAGAGGATTAAATTACATGCACCAGAATGGCTACATTCACAG GAATATTAAAGCTAGCCACATTCTGATTTCAGGGGATGGGCTGGTTTCTCTCTCTGGCTTAAACAACCTCTACAGTTTAGTTAACAATGGACAAAAGTCAAAGGTGGTATATGATTTCCCCCAGTTTAGTACGTCCGTGCTTCCTTGGCTGAGTCCTGAACTACTGAGACAG GATTTGTCTGGGTATAACATGAAGTCTGATATTTACAGTGTGGGAATTACAGCATGTGAATTAGCCAACGGACATGTTCCATTTCAGGATATGCCTCGCACTCAG ATGCTGCTGCAAAAGCTGAAAGGTCCCACATACTGTCCTTGGCATATAAATACCTTTCCCCTTGGGGAATCCAGGATGAAGAATTCCCGATCAGGTGTTGATTCTGGAATTGGTGAGAGCATGACACGCACAATGACCAGTGAAAGACTACAAATTCCCTTTTCCAAAACGTTTTCACCTGCTTTCCACAACTTGGTAGAACTTTGCTTGCAGCAGGACCCTGAGAAAAG GCCATCAGCAAGCAGTTTGCTTTCGCATACGTTCTTCAAACAG ataaaagaacaaacacagaaTTCACTACTGTCTCTATTACCACCTCCTATTCAAAATAACAGATCAGAGTTCTTGGCACTGCCCTCAACAGCAGTCGGGACTGAACTTGGACGTATTACTGCAAATCAAGATGATACAGACTGGGAATTCTAA
- the STRADB gene encoding STE20-related kinase adapter protein beta isoform X3, which translates to MSCLDCSCILRTPVESIRPEELSQSSVHECLADPDLAWIPPSTGRNEMVFCSSNVSHYELQLEIGRRFNNLTSVYLARHTPTGMQVAVRITDLENCSEEHLKALQNEVVLSHFFQHPNVMTLWTVFTAGSWLWVISPFMAYGSARHLLKTYFPEGMSEALIGNILFGAIRGLNYMHQNGYIHRNIKASHILISGDGLVSLSGLNNLYSLVNNGQKSKVVYDFPQFSTSVLPWLSPELLRQDLSGYNMKSDIYSVGITACELANGHVPFQDMPRTQMLLQKLKGPTYCPWHINTFPLGESRMKNSRSGVDSGIGESMTRTMTSERLQIPFSKTFSPAFHNLVELCLQQDPEKR; encoded by the exons ATGTCTTGTTTG GACTGTTCCTGTATTCTGCGTACGCCAGTTGAATCAATCAGACCAGAAGAGCTATCTCAGAGCAGCGTCCATGAATGCCTG GCTGATCCTGATCTAGCCTGGATTCCCCCATCCACAGGAAGGAATGAAATGGTATTTTGCTCTTCTAATGTCTCTCACTATGAACTCCAGCTGGAAATAG GTAGGAGGTTCAACAACTTAACTTCAGTCTACCTTGCACGGCATACGCCTACAGGCATGCAAGTTGCTGTAAGGATCACAGACCTAGAAAATTGCTCTGAAGAGCATTTGAAAGCCTTACAG AATGAGGTGGTTTTATCCCACTTTTTCCAGCATCCCAATGTAATGACGCTTTGGACAGTGTTTACAGCTGGTAGTTGGCTTTGGGTTATCTCCCCATTCATGGCTTATG gTTCGGCTAGACACCTGCTGAAGACTTACTTTCCTGAAGGAATGAGTGAAGCTTTAATAGGGAACATTCTGTTTGGTGCAATCAGAGGATTAAATTACATGCACCAGAATGGCTACATTCACAG GAATATTAAAGCTAGCCACATTCTGATTTCAGGGGATGGGCTGGTTTCTCTCTCTGGCTTAAACAACCTCTACAGTTTAGTTAACAATGGACAAAAGTCAAAGGTGGTATATGATTTCCCCCAGTTTAGTACGTCCGTGCTTCCTTGGCTGAGTCCTGAACTACTGAGACAG GATTTGTCTGGGTATAACATGAAGTCTGATATTTACAGTGTGGGAATTACAGCATGTGAATTAGCCAACGGACATGTTCCATTTCAGGATATGCCTCGCACTCAG ATGCTGCTGCAAAAGCTGAAAGGTCCCACATACTGTCCTTGGCATATAAATACCTTTCCCCTTGGGGAATCCAGGATGAAGAATTCCCGATCAGGTGTTGATTCTGGAATTGGTGAGAGCATGACACGCACAATGACCAGTGAAAGACTACAAATTCCCTTTTCCAAAACGTTTTCACCTGCTTTCCACAACTTGGTAGAACTTTGCTTGCAGCAGGACCCTGAGAAAAG ataa
- the STRADB gene encoding STE20-related kinase adapter protein beta isoform X1, translating into MSCLDCSCILRTPVESIRPEELSQSSVHECLADPDLAWIPPSTGRNEMVFCSSNVSHYELQLEIGRRFNNLTSVYLARHTPTGMQVAVRITDLENCSEEHLKALQNEVVLSHFFQHPNVMTLWTVFTAGSWLWVISPFMAYGSARHLLKTYFPEGMSEALIGNILFGAIRGLNYMHQNGYIHRNIKASHILISGDGLVSLSGLNNLYSLVNNGQKSKVVYDFPQFSTSVLPWLSPELLRQDLSGYNMKSDIYSVGITACELANGHVPFQDMPRTQMLLQKLKGPTYCPWHINTFPLGESRMKNSRSGVDSGIGESMTRTMTSERLQIPFSKTFSPAFHNLVELCLQQDPEKRPSASSLLSHTFFKQIKEQTQNSLLSLLPPPIQNNRSEFLALPSTAVGTELGRITANQDDTDWEF; encoded by the exons ATGTCTTGTTTG GACTGTTCCTGTATTCTGCGTACGCCAGTTGAATCAATCAGACCAGAAGAGCTATCTCAGAGCAGCGTCCATGAATGCCTG GCTGATCCTGATCTAGCCTGGATTCCCCCATCCACAGGAAGGAATGAAATGGTATTTTGCTCTTCTAATGTCTCTCACTATGAACTCCAGCTGGAAATAG GTAGGAGGTTCAACAACTTAACTTCAGTCTACCTTGCACGGCATACGCCTACAGGCATGCAAGTTGCTGTAAGGATCACAGACCTAGAAAATTGCTCTGAAGAGCATTTGAAAGCCTTACAG AATGAGGTGGTTTTATCCCACTTTTTCCAGCATCCCAATGTAATGACGCTTTGGACAGTGTTTACAGCTGGTAGTTGGCTTTGGGTTATCTCCCCATTCATGGCTTATG gTTCGGCTAGACACCTGCTGAAGACTTACTTTCCTGAAGGAATGAGTGAAGCTTTAATAGGGAACATTCTGTTTGGTGCAATCAGAGGATTAAATTACATGCACCAGAATGGCTACATTCACAG GAATATTAAAGCTAGCCACATTCTGATTTCAGGGGATGGGCTGGTTTCTCTCTCTGGCTTAAACAACCTCTACAGTTTAGTTAACAATGGACAAAAGTCAAAGGTGGTATATGATTTCCCCCAGTTTAGTACGTCCGTGCTTCCTTGGCTGAGTCCTGAACTACTGAGACAG GATTTGTCTGGGTATAACATGAAGTCTGATATTTACAGTGTGGGAATTACAGCATGTGAATTAGCCAACGGACATGTTCCATTTCAGGATATGCCTCGCACTCAG ATGCTGCTGCAAAAGCTGAAAGGTCCCACATACTGTCCTTGGCATATAAATACCTTTCCCCTTGGGGAATCCAGGATGAAGAATTCCCGATCAGGTGTTGATTCTGGAATTGGTGAGAGCATGACACGCACAATGACCAGTGAAAGACTACAAATTCCCTTTTCCAAAACGTTTTCACCTGCTTTCCACAACTTGGTAGAACTTTGCTTGCAGCAGGACCCTGAGAAAAG GCCATCAGCAAGCAGTTTGCTTTCGCATACGTTCTTCAAACAG ataaaagaacaaacacagaaTTCACTACTGTCTCTATTACCACCTCCTATTCAAAATAACAGATCAGAGTTCTTGGCACTGCCCTCAACAGCAGTCGGGACTGAACTTGGACGTATTACTGCAAATCAAGATGATACAGACTGGGAATTCTAA